The Deinococcus sp. KNUC1210 nucleotide sequence TGAAGACGCTGCCCTGAGCCGGGCCGCCGTTCTGGTGGTCTGCTCTCACCCTCTGTTTGCATAGGTATTAATGAGTGCGGCCCCCTGAGTATCATCAAGGGGCCGCACCCGTTTTGGGCTACCCTGCTTGGCATGAATCGCCCCGACCTTCAGCAGATGATTCAGGACGTGCAGACCCTCATCGAGATCGAGTCTCCGTCGAGCGATCTGGCAGCGGTCAACCGGGTGCAGGACGTGGTGGAGGGGTGGATGCGCGAACTGGGCGCTCAGGTCGTCCGGCTTCCCGGTGATGTGCGGCGGTTTATATTGGGCGAACAGGCGAGGCCCGTCCTGATCCTGATGCACGCCGATACCGTGTGGCCGCACGGCACGCTCGGAACCATGCCGGTACGGATCGAGAACGAGCGGCTGTACGGCCCCGGCAGCTACGACATGAAGGGCGGCATCGTCTCGGCGCTGCATGCGCTGCGGGCGCTGAAAGGGGAGGGCTGGCCCCTGGGCGGCATCGAGGTGCTGCTGACCGCCGACGAGGAAATAGGCTCACTGCACAGCCGGGACGCCATCGAGGCCTCGGCGCGGCAGGCCCGCTGCGTGCTGGTGGTCGAACCCCCGGTCGCCGACACGCACGCGCTCAAAACCGGGCGCAAGGGCGTGGGAATGTACCGGGTGACGGTGCAGGGCGTGGCGGCCCACGCGGGCAACAAGCCGGAGGAAGGAGCGAGCGCCCTGACCGAAGCGGCGCGGCTGATTCTGGAAGCGCAGGCGCTGGCACGCCCGGAGGCGGGTACGACCGTGAGTGTGGGGCGCTTCGAGGGAGGCGGCGCCGTCAACGTGATTCCCGCACACGCCGAATTCGACGCCGATCTGAGGGTTTCGACGCTCGAAGAAGCCGAGCGGCTG carries:
- a CDS encoding M20 family metallopeptidase, producing the protein MNRPDLQQMIQDVQTLIEIESPSSDLAAVNRVQDVVEGWMRELGAQVVRLPGDVRRFILGEQARPVLILMHADTVWPHGTLGTMPVRIENERLYGPGSYDMKGGIVSALHALRALKGEGWPLGGIEVLLTADEEIGSLHSRDAIEASARQARCVLVVEPPVADTHALKTGRKGVGMYRVTVQGVAAHAGNKPEEGASALTEAARLILEAQALARPEAGTTVSVGRFEGGGAVNVIPAHAEFDADLRVSTLEEAERLGQGFGALQALDPRARVTLSHGMNRPPFERTAGTAALYAQAQRHAHALGFEVGEAFVGGGSDGNFTAPLCPTLDGLGAPGDGAHAAHEHIRLDRWPDHAALLTALIRDPGVN